In Carassius carassius chromosome 7, fCarCar2.1, whole genome shotgun sequence, one genomic interval encodes:
- the klhl2 gene encoding kelch-like protein 2: MEIHPLCTKLCHHKAVELKDDVCQKQSAVTINPHHMRKAFRIMNELRSQSVLCDVTIIAEDVEIAAHRVVLAAGSPYFHAMFTGEMTESRQKKVRIKEIDGWTLGMLIDYVYTAEIQVTEENVQVLLPAAGLLQLQEVKKACCEFLITQLHPTNCLGIRAFADLHACTELLNLANTYAEQHFSEVVQSEEFLNLGMDQVCSLIASDKLTIPSEEKVFEAVIAWVTHDKDVRQEHMAHLMEHVRLPLLSREYLVQRVEEETLVKNSSACKDYLIEAMKYHLLPAEQRSMMKTIRTRVRTPISYPKVMMVVGGQAPKAIRSVECYDFEEERWFQVAELPSRRCRAGVVYMGGVVYAVGGFNGSLRVRTVDAYDPVKDEWCCVSSMQDRRSTLGSAVLNGLLYAVGGFDGSTGLATVEAYNAKANEWFHVSPMNTRRSSVGVGVVGGLLYAVGGYDGATRQCLSTVEAYNPNTNEWSYTAEMGTRRSGAGVGVLKGLLYAVGGHDGPLVRKSCEVYDPATNTWKQVADMNMCRRNAGVCAVNNLLYVIGGDDGSCNLASVEFYNPITDKWTLLPTCMSTGRSYAGVTVIEKPL; encoded by the exons ATGGAGATTCATCCACT atgcaCTAAGCTTTGTCATCATAAAGCTGTGGAGCTGAAGGATGATGTGTGTCAGAAACAGAGTGCGGTCACCATCAATCCACATCACATGAGGAAAGCTTTCAGGATCATGAATGAGCTCCGCAG TCAGAGTGTGCTGTGTGATGTCACCATCATTGCGGAGGATGTGGAGATAGCTGCTCATCGAGTCGTCTTAGCTGCGGGGTCTCCGTACTTCCACGCTATGTTTACAG GAGAGATGACTGAGAGCCGTCAAAAGAAGGTTCGAATCAAAGAGATTGACGGCTGGACTCTGGGAATGCTGATCGACTATGTTTACACTGCTGAGATCCAAGTAACAGAGGAGAATGTGCAG gtgCTCTTGCCTGCCGCTGGTCTGCTGCAGTTACAGGAAGTTAAAAAGGCCTGCTGCGAGTTTCTCATAACTCAACTTCATCCAACCAACTGCCTCGGTATCCGCGCCTTCGCCGATTTGCACGCCTGCACGGAGCTGCTCAATCTCGCCAACACGTACGCAG AGCAACACTTCTCAGAGGTCGTGCAGAGTGAAGAGTTTCTCAATCTGGGCATGGACCAAGTGTGCAGCCTAATAGCAAGCGACAAACTGACCATCCCGTCAGAAGAAAAG GTGTTTGAAGCGGTCATAGCTTGGGTCACGCATGATAAAGATGTGCGTCAGGAACACATGGCTCATCTGATGGAACATGTGCGCTTGCCTCTTCTTTCCAGAGAATACCTCGTAcag agggtGGAGGAGGAAACTTTAGTGAAGAACAGCAGTGCCTGTAAAGACTACCTAATTGAAGCCATGAAGTACCACCTGCTGCCGGCCGAGCAGCGCTCCATGATGAAGACCATCCGCACCAGAGTGAGAACACCCATCAGCTACCCAAAG GTGATGATGGTGGTGGGGGGACAGGCCCCTAAAGCCATCCGCAGTGTGGAGTGCTATGATTTCGAGGAGGAGAGATGGTTCCAAGTGGCAGAATTACCCTCCAGACGATGTCGAGCAG GTGTGGTGTACATGGGTGGTGTTGTGTATGCTGTCGGGGGTTTTAACGGGTCATTACGAGTGAGGACGGTGGATGCATATGACCCAGTAAAAGACGAGTGGTGTTGTGTCAGCAGTATGCAGGACCGGAGATCAACTCTAGGCTCCGCTGTCCTCAACGGACTGCTTTATGCTGTTGGAGGCTTTGATGGCAGCACGG GTTTAGCTACTGTAGAGGCATATAACGCTAAGGCCAATGAGTGGTTCCACGTGAGTCCCATGAACACGCGACGTAGCAGTGTTGGAGTTGGCGTTGTTGGAG gtctgcTTTATGCAGTCGGAGGGTATGACGGAGCAACTCGTCAGTGTTTGAGTACAGTTGAGGCCTATAACCCAAACACCAATGAATGGTCTTATACAGCAGAGATGGGAACCCGCCGCAGTGgtgcag GGGTAGGTGTTTTAAAAGGTCTGCTGTATGCAGTAGGGGGGCACGACGGCCCCCTGGTTAGAAAGAGCTGCGAGGTTTATGACCCTGCCACTAACACGTGGAAACAGGTGGCTGATATGAATATGTGCCGAAGGAACGCAG gtgtgtgtgCTGTAAATAACCTGCTATATGTGATTGGTGGAGATGATGGCTCGTGCAACCTGGCTTCAGTGGAGTTCTACAATCCAATCACTGATAAATGGACTCTACTGCCCACCTGCATGAGCACAGGACGCAGCTACGCAG GTGTGACTGTGATTGAGAAGCCTCTCTGA
- the LOC132143050 gene encoding methylsterol monooxygenase 1-like — protein sequence MEVNGTANILSSAYLAVEFVDSFLPENPLQEPLKHAWNHMLRSYSKFQIATWGSLIVHELIYFLFCLPGFIFQFLPFMQKYKIQPDKPETWEKQWKCFKMLLFNHFCIQLPLICGTYYFTEFFSIPYDWDSMPRWPFILAQCFGCAVIEDTWHYFLHRALHHRRIYKYIHKVHHDFTAPFGMQAEYAHPAETLILGAGFFIGIMVFCNHMVLLWAWVAFRLLETIDVHSGYDIPLNPLHLIPFYAGARFHDFHHMNFVGNYGSTFTWWDRFFNTDSQYKKNYSLHKAVKTD from the exons ATGGAGGTGAACGGCACAGCCAACATTCTGTCTTCAGCGTATCTGGCGGTGGAGTTTGTGGATTCATTTCTTCCAGAAAATCCACTGCAGGAACCTCTGAAGCACGCATGGAACCACATGCTGCGGAGCTATAGCAAATTCCAGATCGCCACCTGGGGCTCGCTCATCGTCCACGAACTGATCTATTTCCTGTTCTGTCTGCCTGGATTTATCTTTCAGTTCCTCCCTTTCATGCAAAAGTATAAGATCCAACCG GATAAACCAGAGACATGGGAGAAACAGTGGAAGTGCTTTAAGATGCTGCTATTTAATCACTTCTGTATCCAGCTACCGCTCATCTGCGGGACGTATTACTTTACTGAGTTCTTCAGCATTCCTTATGACTGGGACTCCATGCCTCGCTG GCCTTTTATATTGGCCCAGTGTTTTGGTTGTGCAGTTATTGAAGACACATGGCATTATTTCCTCCACCGAGCCCTGCATCATCGCAGAATCTACAAATACATTCATAAAGTCCATCATGACTTCACT GCTCCATTTGGCATGCAGGCAGAATATGCCCACCCTGCTGAGACTCTGATTCTGGGGGCTGGATTCTTCATCGGCATCATGGTCTTCTGCAATCATATGGTTTTGCTCTGGGCTTGGGTCGCTTTCCGGCTTCTTGAAACCATTGATGTTCACAG TGGTTACGACATTCCTCTGAACCCCTTGCATTTGATTCCATTCTACGCTGGAGCTCGTTTCCATGACTTCCACCACATGAATTTTGTGGGCAACTATGGATCTACGTTCACCTGGTGGGACAGATTTTTCAACACTGACTCCCAGTATAAGAAAAATTACTCACTTCATAAAGCTGTGAAGACAGactga